The proteins below are encoded in one region of Maribacter aestuarii:
- the msrB gene encoding peptide-methionine (R)-S-oxide reductase MsrB yields the protein MILRILTVILIVLTSCKGVSQEKDMASESNTETTKEFPVQKTEAEWKAQLTDEEFYVLRKAATENPFTSELLDNKKKGTYVCAACGAPVFESDTKFDSGTGWPSFYQEIEGNVAYDVDYKIGYKRTEEHCATCGGHLGHVFDDGPAPTGKRHCINGVALDFVPDSK from the coding sequence ATGATTTTGAGAATTTTAACAGTGATTTTGATAGTACTGACCAGTTGTAAGGGAGTATCCCAAGAAAAGGATATGGCTTCCGAAAGTAATACGGAAACGACTAAAGAATTTCCAGTTCAAAAAACTGAGGCCGAATGGAAGGCACAACTAACGGATGAAGAATTTTATGTACTAAGAAAGGCAGCGACTGAAAATCCGTTCACTAGTGAACTGCTGGATAATAAAAAGAAAGGTACTTATGTATGCGCAGCATGTGGCGCACCAGTTTTTGAAAGTGATACAAAATTCGATTCAGGTACTGGATGGCCCAGTTTCTACCAGGAAATTGAGGGCAATGTTGCATATGATGTGGATTATAAAATTGGATATAAGCGAACCGAAGAGCATTGCGCCACCTGTGGTGGACATTTAGGGCATGTTTTTGACGACGGCCCTGCCCCTACTGGAAAAAGACATTGTATCAATGGAGTGGCACTAGATTTTGTGCCAGATTCAAAGTAA
- a CDS encoding DUF1572 family protein → MLDLENYIQSVRLEFERYKTLGDKTFQQLSDEELLWKYSSTDNSIAQIVKHMAGNMLSRWTNFLTEDGEKPWRQRENEFSEPSTKKSEIITSWEQGWDCLFNALNQIDSKNFNTEIKIRNESHTIVEALNRQLAHYPNHVGQIVLLGKMIKGGEWRSLSIPKGESEAFNRMKFGGKE, encoded by the coding sequence ATGTTAGACCTAGAGAATTATATCCAAAGTGTCCGGTTGGAATTTGAACGTTACAAAACCCTAGGCGATAAAACATTCCAACAACTCTCCGATGAAGAATTATTATGGAAATATTCCTCAACGGATAACAGTATTGCCCAAATCGTAAAGCACATGGCGGGTAATATGTTGAGCAGATGGACCAATTTTTTGACAGAGGACGGCGAAAAACCGTGGCGACAAAGGGAAAATGAGTTTTCCGAACCTTCAACTAAAAAATCGGAAATCATTACGTCTTGGGAACAGGGTTGGGATTGTCTTTTCAATGCCTTAAATCAAATCGATAGTAAAAATTTCAATACTGAAATAAAAATTAGAAATGAATCGCATACCATAGTTGAAGCTTTGAATAGGCAGTTGGCCCATTACCCCAACCATGTTGGTCAAATTGTACTATTGGGTAAAATGATAAAAGGAGGCGAATGGAGGTCCTTATCCATTCCAAAAGGCGAATCAGAGGCCTTTAATCGCATGAAATTTGGAGGTAAAGAATAA
- the lpdA gene encoding dihydrolipoyl dehydrogenase produces the protein MSTFDVIVLGSGPGGYVTAIRASQLGLKTAIIEKESLGGVCLNWGCIPTKALLKSAQVFEYLQHAEDYGLKADGVDKDFNAVVKRSRSVADGMSKGVQFLMKKNKIEVINGYGTLKSGKKVSVKAEDGKETEYSAEHVIIATGARSRELPSLPQDGKKIIGYRKAMTLESQPKKMIVVGSGAIGIEFAYFYNSMGTEVTVVEYLPNIVPVEDEDVSKQLERSFKKSGIKIMTSAEVTSVDTSGSGVKATVKTSKGEEILEADIVLSAVGIKSNIENIGLESVGIATDRDKILVNDYYQTNIPGYYAIGDVTPGQALAHVASAEGILCVEKIAGMHVEPLDYGNIPGCTYCSPEIASVGLTEKQAKEKGLDIKVGKFPFSASGKAKASGASDGFVKVIFDAKYGEWLGCHMIGAGVTDMIAEAVLGRKLETTGHEVLKAVHPHPTMSEAVMEAVADAYDEVIHL, from the coding sequence ATGAGCACTTTTGATGTTATTGTTTTAGGTAGTGGCCCAGGTGGTTATGTTACAGCGATTAGAGCTTCTCAGCTTGGACTAAAAACCGCTATCATTGAGAAAGAAAGTCTTGGTGGTGTATGCCTAAACTGGGGATGCATCCCAACCAAAGCATTACTTAAATCTGCTCAGGTTTTTGAGTATTTGCAGCATGCGGAAGATTATGGACTAAAAGCAGATGGTGTTGATAAGGATTTCAATGCCGTTGTGAAGAGAAGTAGAAGCGTGGCCGATGGGATGAGCAAAGGCGTTCAATTTCTGATGAAGAAAAATAAAATAGAAGTCATAAATGGATATGGGACTTTAAAATCGGGGAAGAAGGTTTCCGTAAAGGCTGAAGACGGGAAAGAAACCGAATACAGCGCAGAACATGTCATTATTGCTACAGGTGCCAGAAGCAGAGAATTACCTAGTCTACCCCAGGATGGGAAGAAAATAATCGGTTATAGGAAAGCCATGACCTTGGAAAGTCAACCCAAAAAAATGATCGTTGTCGGTAGTGGTGCCATTGGGATTGAGTTCGCTTATTTCTACAATTCTATGGGAACGGAAGTAACCGTGGTCGAATATCTTCCAAATATTGTTCCCGTAGAGGATGAGGACGTATCCAAACAATTGGAACGAAGCTTTAAAAAGTCGGGAATAAAAATAATGACCTCTGCAGAGGTGACTTCGGTCGATACCTCAGGGAGTGGTGTAAAGGCTACTGTAAAAACCTCTAAGGGTGAAGAAATTTTAGAAGCGGACATCGTATTATCTGCGGTTGGCATTAAGTCCAATATCGAAAATATTGGATTAGAGTCTGTTGGAATAGCAACGGATAGGGATAAGATTTTGGTAAACGATTATTACCAAACAAATATTCCCGGGTATTATGCGATTGGGGATGTTACTCCAGGTCAGGCCTTGGCGCACGTAGCTTCCGCAGAGGGTATTCTTTGTGTGGAAAAAATTGCAGGAATGCACGTTGAGCCTTTGGATTACGGAAATATTCCTGGATGTACCTATTGTTCGCCGGAAATTGCCTCTGTCGGACTTACTGAAAAACAAGCCAAAGAAAAAGGTCTGGATATTAAAGTAGGCAAGTTTCCTTTCTCAGCAAGTGGTAAGGCAAAAGCCTCTGGAGCTTCAGATGGTTTTGTAAAAGTAATTTTCGATGCCAAGTACGGGGAATGGTTGGGTTGCCATATGATTGGCGCTGGTGTGACCGATATGATTGCTGAGGCTGTTTTAGGTAGGAAGCTTGAAACTACAGGACATGAGGTCCTAAAAGCTGTTCACCCGCACCCAACAATGAGCGAAGCGGTTATGGAGGCCGTTGCCGATGCCTATGACGAGGTAATTCATTTGTAA
- a CDS encoding DUF3817 domain-containing protein, whose product MLKAFRVTAILEGISYLALFGITMPLKYWAEIPGPNKVVGYAHGVLFIAFIALALIVCFQKKWGVKRFIIFGIASLLPFATFYVEEKYLRPAS is encoded by the coding sequence ATGCTTAAGGCGTTCAGAGTAACCGCGATTTTAGAGGGAATTTCTTATTTAGCCCTTTTCGGTATTACAATGCCCTTAAAATACTGGGCGGAAATTCCGGGACCAAATAAGGTGGTCGGTTACGCTCATGGGGTACTCTTTATTGCATTTATAGCCCTTGCGCTAATCGTTTGCTTTCAAAAAAAATGGGGCGTTAAGCGCTTTATCATATTTGGTATCGCTTCCCTCCTACCGTTTGCGACCTTTTATGTGGAAGAAAAATACCTTCGGCCTGCATCTTAG